In one Triticum dicoccoides isolate Atlit2015 ecotype Zavitan unplaced genomic scaffold, WEW_v2.0 scaffold74033, whole genome shotgun sequence genomic region, the following are encoded:
- the LOC119347708 gene encoding uncharacterized protein LOC119347708 translates to MFKRSSCSDLIVFSLKKRLDSVLPPTRACAILKFRNSIKSSRCMITTPGQCLLRLQKISSFQGLNVTNRLAELHGKKKIMASKDCYLHTYLRTPAIGVHKTVQNVCSCENRLPRRVMN, encoded by the exons ATGTTTAAAAGGTCATCATGTTCAGACTTGATAGTGTTTAGCCTAAAAAAAAGACTTGATAGTGTTCTGCCACCGACAAG GGCGTGTGCAATTCTGAAATTTCGTAACTCCATCAAGTCATCAAGATGCATGATTACAACTCCAGGACAATGTCTTTTAAGACTTCAGAAGATCTCTTCTTTCCAAGGACTAAATGTCACCAACAGACTGGCAGAGCTGCATG GTAAGAAGAAGATTATGGCAAGCAAGGACTGCTATCTGCACACCTACTTGAGGACTCCAGCAATTGGTGTACACAAAACAGTGCAGAACGTTTGTTCATGCGAG AATCGGCTGCCAAGAAGGGTGATGAATTAA